Genomic DNA from Fusarium keratoplasticum isolate Fu6.1 chromosome 2, whole genome shotgun sequence:
AACAATGGACAGACAGATGACGATCCAGTCAACCAAGAGTTAAGGGTGCTCTTGCCACTGTACAAATACCATTGCCCTGCACGAATGTCGAGACGGCGGTTGTCTGGGGCAGTCGTTGCGGTTATGGAAAGGGAAAAAGACAAGCGGCTCAGACGGGATCCTTACGCATTATCGTTCCTTTTCAACATGTCTAACTTGGCATTCTATAACTGCGCTACGGGCATGGGCTCCATCGGATTCAAGGTAGTAGATAGCGCCATCTCCTTTGAAAGAACCCCAATATGCCCTCGGCGACAGTTGGGTCATTTGATGCTTTAAAGAAATTCTCCCGCTCCGCAACATCTACAAGAGCCAACGAGCTCAACCTTAGGAGGTTTTTCGCCGACAAGGAATCCGTCAGTTTGGTGAAAACATCACGTCTCCTTTTTGCGTACTCGTCAAGGATAGTGTCGGGTGCTTCGTCGATGAGAACTTGGCGTAACGCTTGAGCCAGCTGCGCGGCATCCAATACGCCAGTCGTCAGCTCAAACCCGCCAACAGGATTGTTCAACTACAGGAGCGGTTTTCAGCAAATTGACCATCTAGAGTGAAGGGTTCCATGGGATTACATGAGCAGCATCTCCAGAAAGCAAGATGTTCTTGACCCGATATTGAGGTACGCACCGCTGATAGATAGCATATGGGGCGGCTTGCGTGTAGACCACTTCATCAGTATTACCGGGTAGCAGTCTTACGActctctccttgatggctgGAAAAACAGTCTTGTCCTCGAGGGGATCTCCATCCGGGCCTTCGAAAAATGGAATGCTGGTAGCAATCCTTCACTGTGGCCCTTTTCCGCGTTTGACAACAATGGCCCAGTCGGCTGGGTGAACAATAGCTGGGTGAACAATAAAGTTGCCACATTTCCATCCATATTTGTCGAGGTCATACAGGATGTTTACAGCAACGAGTCGGATTCCCTGCCAAGTATATCCCCCCAGGGGCAAGTTTAAGTGCTTCCTGACCGAACTTCGACCGCCATCAGCACCAATCAGATATCGACAGTTGAAGGTCAACTCTTGATCGTCCAGCGTGCGCCTAACGTGAACATCGACTGAGGCGCCATGATCCTCGGCACGGACGAAGGCGTGCCTAACGATGGCATACCCATT
This window encodes:
- a CDS encoding FAD-binding-3 domain-containing protein; the protein is MYPLFRQLPTANLEFAKAGILQDILDVGHRSDDGVCWRDGNDKTKILVDLTPPPPKNPNICAAMLGQHELCQTFLKHLHNTGNGYAIVRHAFVRAEDHGASVDVHVRRTLDDQELTFNCRYLIGADGGRSSVRKHLNLPLGGYTWQGIRLVAVNILYDLDKYGWKCGNFIVHPAIVHPADWAIVVKRGKGPQ